CTCAGAGAAAAAAGCATGTTGCTCGGCATTCATGTAGTCATCCGCCGGCATGGCCAGCAACTTGTCCTTTGTCATTGATATCTCTATAAAAAAACGTGCATTAAGGCGAATTAGGGAGCGTTCCGGCGGACCTGGTCTGGCCATCGGAACGGCGCCGTTTATTCCAAGCGCCACCCGGCACTCAATTTACGAGGGGCGGCAGTCTAAGGCCGACTTGAGGCCCCAGCAACTGAAAAGTCAGCGAATTTGTCCGACAAAGCCCTGAAAGTGCTCTATGGCAGCCTTTGCGGTGGTTATCGGAGTGCGTTTATAGCAAGAAATTCAATCGAGCGGCTGTATATAGAAGACAAACGGCTGCGACAGTAGGGGTTATCGACCGCATTTGCCAGTTGATGAGCCGCCGGTGCAACACGTTTGCAGCGCGGGCAACCTCGGCTAAGGTTATCCATCCCGAAACGACCATCTGAGGAGCGGTGCAATGAAACTGATCGGCATGCTGGATTCGCCTTACGTACGGCGGGTCGCCATTACTGCCAAACGCCTGGGCATCGACCTTGATCACCAATCGGTTTCGGTGTTTCGGCACTTCGAGCAGTTCCAGCAGATCAACCCGGTGGTCAAGGCGCCGACGCTGGTACTGGATGACGGCGAGGTGCTGATCGACTCGACGTTGATCATCGATTACCTGGAAGCGCTGGCGCCAACGGGTAAAAGTCTGATGCCTGGCGAGCTGGATCAACGCCTGCGTTCGTTACGCCTGATCGGCCTGGCGCTGGCAGCGTGCGAGAAGTCCGTGCAGCTTTATTACGAACGCAACCTGCGCCCTGCGGAAATCCAGTTTGAGCCCTGGGTGGAACGGGTCGAAGGGCAATTGGCGGCGGCGTATTCGGCGCTGGAGCGGGAATTGGAAATGCAGCCACTGAAGACTGACGGTTCGATCGATCAGGACGGGATTACGCTGGCGGTGGCCTGGAGCTTCACCCATCTGGTGGTGCCGGATCAGGTGGATGATCAGCACTTTCCCCAGATCAGTGCCTTCACAGCGTATGCCGAAGGGCTTGATGAGTTTTTGAGCACGCCGATTGAGTAGACAGATGTGTTGTGACAGATCCCCCGTCAAAACAAAAACGCCGCGTCCACCAGAGGCAGAAGCGGCGCAGGCATGAGCCTCAGCGGATCAGTGCATGAACAGGGCGATCAGTATGATGATCGGGATCGGTACACCGAGAAAGAACAGCAGTAATGAGCGCATGACGATTCTCCAGGGTTAGCGAACAGGTGCAGTGGTCACATAAGCGTCGGATTCCAGATACACCACGGCATCCCGACGACGACCGCCGAATGTGGCGGCGAAGCTGGCGAAGAAAGCGCCGATCAGCAGCGCGATGAACATCCACAGCGACGTCCATGCCGCGACTTTGGCGGCGGTGTCCGCAGCTTGTTGGGCAGCCAGTTTCGCGTCGGCTACGGCTTTTTGGGTACGGGCATAGACTTCATCGACACGACGTTCAGCGTCCGCTTGCGTGAGGTTGGTCCGTTGCGCCACCAGTTGTGCCAGATACGTGCGGTCTTCGGCGGCCAGTTGACCGTCGTTGCCCAGCGAGCGCACGAAGATGCGGGTGACAGTGCCGCGGGCGGCGTCATCACTGACGGCAGCCGGGCGATCGTCGCGGAACAGGCTGTCGACAAAATAGCCGTACGGGTCGCTGTTGGTATTGCCGGCTGCGGTTCCGGCCGCTTGCGTCGCGGCACTTGCGGCACCACCCATCACATTGGCACCGGCCTGCACACCGCCGCTGACGATGCTGCTGACTGAGCCGACCACCAGCGTCGCAGTCACCAGCGTCGCCACGCACCAGGCCAGGAAGCCATGGGCCGTGTCGCGGAAGTAGACTTCATCGCCATGCATGTTCGCCCATTTCACCCGCAGGCGGCCGGCGATGTAACCACCGAGCCCCGAAGCGACGATTTGTGTGGCGGCCAGCCAGATAATCGTTGAAATGCCCAGGCCCTTGGCGCTGACGCCTTCGTTGGCCCATGGGGAAACCGCCGAGAAACCCAGGCCGAAACCGAGCAGTACCAGGATCAACGACAACGCCGCCGCAGCAGCGGCCCCGGCGAAAATCGCACCCCAGGAAACGCCCGACAGCGTGCTTGACTCTTCTGCGGCAGGATAGAAACCATCAGAGGATCTATTCATTATTATGTCGCTCCAGGCAGGAAAGATGTTGTTACAACTCGTCAAAAGAGGAATTGCAGTCAACGTGCCAGTCGCCAATCCTAGATAAGTTGTTGAATTTCAATCACATAGAAAATCTGAACTTAAATTTCTCATGCAAATTGCAAGAAACCGGCAATATCAGCGGGTTTTCTGCATGCCACGGGAAGCACCGCCAAATGAAGTTTTATTTAAAAAGGTTGCAGCCATTTATTGGCAAAATGCCGCACATCGCTGTGAACCTTTAATCAGGCCAACCTATGACCCGCATCTTGACCATCGAAGACGACGCCGTGACCGCCCGGGAAATCGTCGCCGAACTGAGCAGCCACGGCCTCGACGTGGATTGGGTCGACAACGGCCGCGAAGGTCTTGAGCGCGCGGTCAGCGGCAACTATGACCTGATCACGCTGGACCGCATGCTGCCCGAGCTCGATGGCCTGGCGATTGTCACGACGCTGCGGACCATGGGCGTGTCGACGCCGATCCTGATGATCAGTGCCCTCTCCGATGTCGACGAGCGCGTGCGTGGCTTGCGTGCCGGCGGGGACGATTACCTGACCAAACCCTTTGCCACGGATGAAATGGCCGCGCGGGTCGAAGTGTTGCTGCGCCGGCAGAACACCGTGACCGCCCAGGCCACCACGCTGCGGGTGGCCGATCTGGAACTGAACCTGATCAGCCACGAAGCCAGCCGAGACGGTCAGTTGCTGACGCTGTTGCCCACCGAATACAAGTTGCTGGAATTCCTGATGCGCAACACCGGGCAGATTCTGTCGCGAATGATGATTTTCGAAGAGGTCTGGGGCTATCACTTCGACCCTGGCACCAACCTGATCGACGTGCACATCGGCCGCCTGCGCAAAAAGATCGACCCGCCCGGCAACGTCCCCCTGATTCGGACCGTGCGAGGCTCGGGTTATGTCATTGCCGAACCCCTCTAAAGGCTGGCGTTCTTCCATCAGCCGCTTGCTGGCGCTCTACAGTTCGCTGTTCGTGCTCTGGAGCGGGATTCTCATGGGGGTCATGTACTACGAGGTGTCCGCCTACCTGGATAACCTGGCCAAGCACTCGCTGATGCAACGTCAGCATTTGTTCTCGCGCTTTTCCGGCGAACAACTGGTGGACGCCCTCGCCGTCAGCATGACCTTCGACATTCGTGGCATCGACGCCTACGGCCTGTTCGATGCCGAGCATCGCTACCTCAGCGGCGCCCTGCGCCACATACCCGCAGGCCTGCCACTGGACGGCAGGATTCACATGCTCAGCGACTGCGCCGACTCCGATGATCCGACCTTGCCCAGCGACAGTTGCGATGCGGTGGCGACCCAGACGCGTGATGGTCGCTGGCTGATACTGGTGCGCGACAACGGCTCGCTGTTCGCCGTGACCCGGATCATCCTCCACGCGCTGTTCTGGGGCGTGACCCTGACCATTTTGCCGGGCATCGTCGGATGGCACCTGCTGCGCCGTCGACCGCTGCGGCGCATTCGCGGGATTCAGGCCAGTGCCGAGGCGATTGTGGCCGGGGATCTGACCCGACGCCTGCCGCTGTCCAATCGCCGCGACGAACTGGACATGCTCGCCGCCATCGTCAATGCCATGCTCGAACGCATCGAACGCTTGATGAACGAGGTCAAGGGTGTGTGCGACAACATTGCCCACGACTTGCGCACGCCGCTGACCCGCTTGCGGGCGCAGTTGTACCGCATGCAGCAACAGGCGGGCGAAGGTTCCCAGGAAGCCGCGCAACTGGATTCCGTGTTGAGTGAAGCGGACACGCTGATGGCGCGCTTTCGCGGTTTGCTGCGCATTTCCGAGCTGGAAGACCGGCAGCGGCGCTCCGGTTTTGTGCAACTCGACCCGGTGCCGTTGTTGCAGGAACTGCACGACTTTTACCTGCCGCTGGCGGAGGAAGACGAGCTGGTTTTCAAGCTGCAATTGCCCGAATCATTGCCGGCGCTGAAGGGCGATCGGGCGCTGCTGTTCGAAGCCGTGGCCAATCTGTTGAGCAATTCGATCAAATTCACACCGCCGGGTGGCGAGGTGATTTTGCGCGGGGTCAATGAGGGTGGGCATACGCGGATCGAAGTGCTCGACTCCGGACCGGGCATTCCTGCAGCCGAACGCGAAGCCGTGTTCCAGCGTTTCTACCGCGCCGAAGGTGGCAATCAGCAAAGCGGGTTCGGGCTGGGGCTGTCGATCGTGGCGGCGATTGTCAGCCTGCATGGGTTTACGCTGGAAGTGGGTGACAGCGAATGGGGTGGCGCGCGGTTGGTGCTGGATTGTCGGCAGAGCCTCATTCCCCAGACCTGACGCAAATCTGCTGAACTGACACATGACCTGTGGGAGCGGGCTTGTCCGCTACCACAGGTTCTGTGTCGATCAGTCAGGCCGGGTAGTTGGCTCGAAGGGCTTCGAGTCCACCCTGGTAGATCCCGCCAAACAACGCCGTCACCTCCTCCTCACTCACCCCGACCGGCGCAAACCGACCCGACCAGGTCACCCGCGTACTCTCACCCTGCGCTTCAACGCGAATGGTCGCCAGATAATCAGTCGCCGGGAACGGCGCCTGCAAAATCGAGTAGCTGTATGTTTTCCCGGCGTTATCAAACGCCTCCAGCCGCTCAATCACTACCGCGCCATCCGCGGTTTGCAGACTGCGCACGCGCCCGCCTTCGCTCAGCTCGCTTTTGGGAATGAACGGCAGCCAGTCAGGCAGCGAATTGAAGCCACCGATCAAATGCCAGACCTGGTCGGCCGAAGCCGGGATGTCGATAAACGCTGATGCCGTTGCCATGTAATGTTCTCTCTCATTCAAAAATTTCAGATCGCCATGCTGTCGACGACGCCGCCGTCAACTCTAAGGGCTGCACCGGTTGTTGCCGACGACAGCGGCGACGCGATGTAGGCCACCAGGTTGGCGACTTCCTCGACATTCGCCACGCGCTGGATAATCGAGGTCGGCCGGGCCTTGCGCACGAAGGCGTCGGCTTCTTCCCGGACACTGCGCCCCGATTCGGTCGTGGCGTCCTTGAGCATCTGCTCCAGGCCATCGGTCAACGTCGGGCCGGGCAGGATCGCGTTGACGGTCACGCCAGTGCCCGCCAGCCGCTTGGCCAGCCCGTGGGACACGGCGAGGTTAGCGCTTTTGGTCACACCATAGTTGAGCATGTCGGCCGGGATCGCGATCCCGGATTCCGAGGACAGGAAGATCACCCGCCCCCAGCCCTGCTTGACCATGTCCGGCACGTAATGCCGTGACAGGCGTACACCGGAGATCACGTTGACCTCGTAGAAGCGCGTCCACTCGCTGTCCGGGGTGTCGAAGAAATCCACCTCGTTAAAGATGCCGAGGTTGTTGACCAGGATGTCGGCACGCGGCTCGGCGGCGAACAATTGCTCGGCGCCTTCGGCGGTGCCGAGGTCGGCGGTCAGGCCTCGCAGTTGCGCACCCGGCACGCTCTGGCGAATGCTCGCCAGCGCTTGCTCGACCTTGGCGGTTTCGCGTCCGATCACCACCACCGTGGCGCCGGACTCGGCCAGTGCCTTGCTGATGCCCAGGCCAATGCCGGCGGTGCTGCCGCTGACAATGGCGAGTTTTCCAGTCAGATCGATCTTCATGTTCAAACTCCTGTGACAGGCAATGGAGCGCGTTCAGACACCAGCTTCGCTTCGCGCATCGCTTGCCAGAACGCAGCGGGAATGACTGCCGACAACGCAGCCACATCTTCAGCAATCCGGTCCGGACGGCTGGACCCCGGAATCACCGCCGCGACGGCAGGATTGGCCAGGGAGAATTGCAATGCAGCGGCCTTGATGTCGACGCCGTGGGCCGCCGCGATGCGTTTGATCTGCTCGACTTTCTGGATGATCGCCGGGCTGGCCTTCTGGTATTCGAAGTGCGCGCCGCCGGCCAGAATGCCCGAGCTGTAAGGGCCACCGACCACGATCTCGACATTTTGTGCCAAGGCAGCGTCCATCAAACGTTGCAGGGCACGATCGTGATCCAGCAGCGTATAGCGCCCCGCCAGCAGAAAACCGTCCGGTTGGGCTTCGGTCAGATCAAGGGTCAGTTCGCACGGCTCAACCTTGTTCACTCCCAGGCCCCAGCCTTTGATTACGCCTTCTTCACGCAAACGGGTCAGTACCTTGAACGCGCCGGTGCGGGCCTGGTTGAAGTACTCCAGCCATTGATCGCCGTAGAAGTCCTGCGCGATATCATGCACCCAGACGATGTCCAGGCGATCGGTTTGCAGACGCTCGAGGCTGTCTTCGATGGAATGCATCGTCGCGTCGGCGCTGTAGTCGTTGACGATCCTGTTCGGGCGACCGTGCTCGAACACCCCGCTCTTCTCGCCCAGATCCCGGGCAGCGGCGTCTTCGATTTCGTCGAGAATCACCCGGCCGACCTTGCTGCTCAGTACGTAGTCGTCACGGTTGTAGCGAGCCAGCGCGGCGCCGAGGCGAATCTCCGACAGGCCCGAGCCGTAAAACGGCGCGGTATCGAAATAACGCACGCCAGCATCCCAGGCGGCGTGTACGGTGGCCATCGCCTCTTCTTCCGGGATGGCGCGGAACATATTGCCCAGGGGGGCAGTGCCGAAACCCAGCGCGCCGGGCAGTTTGTCTTTCAAGCTCATGTATGAATCCTCTCGATGTCAGTGGTCAGTCAGGTGACCGATGAGCCAATCCTAGATTGCGAGGATCGGACCGTCCAAGACATAATGCGCAGCACTTGAGTCCCTATAGGTCTGACATGATCGACATCCGCCAATTGCGCTACTTCGTGGCCGTCGCCGAGGAAGAACACGTCGGTCGCGCCGCCGAGCGCCTGCACATTTCCCAGTCGCCCCTGAGCCGGCAGATCGCCCAGCTCGAAGAACGGCTGGGCCTGACCCTGTTCGAGCGCAGCCAGCAACGCATTCGGCTGACCCGCGACGGCCAGACCTTTCTCGCCGAAACCCGCGCCCTGCTGACCCACGCCAATCGCCTGGAATCCCTCGGCAAACGCCTCGGTCGTGGCGAAGAAGGCGGCCTGTGCATCGGCTACATCGAAAACGCCATGCACGCCGGCGTCCTGCCGAATGCCTTGCGGGTGTTGCGGGTGGACCGGCCCAACGTGCACGTCGCGCTGTACAACCTCAGCTCCGCCGAACAACTCGAAGGCCTGCGTCAGCGTAGCCTCGATATCGCGTTGGTCAGCGAACCGCCCGTCGCCGACGATCCGGACTTGCTGGGTTTTCAGGTGCTCGACGACCCGATGCTGTTGGCGCTGCCCGAGCATCATCCCCTCGCCCATCAAGCGACACTGGGCCCGGAAGACCTGTCCGACCAGGAATGGATCGGTGTGCAACACCGACAGAACTGCGCCAGCCGCGAAGACTTCGTCAGTGCCTGCATCCGCGCCGGTTTCACCCCGGACATCCGCATGGAGGCCACTGAACCCTTCACCGCACTGGGGCTGGTGGCGTCGGGGCTGGGCATCGCGATGATTCAGAAAGGCTTGAGCCGCAATGCGCCACCGGGCGTGGTGCTGCGGGAAGTGCCGTGGATTGCGTTCACCACGCCGCTGTGGGCAGCGTGGCACCGGATCAATTTGCGGCCGTTGGTGGAGACGTTCAGGAAGGTGCTGACCGAGCCCGTCAGCTAAACCACCATCCGTGTGGCGAGGGAGCTTGCTCCCGCTGGGTCGCGAAGCGGCCCCAATCAGGCGACGATGGTCAGTTCTGACAAACCGCGCATGCAGGTTTTACGACTGCTGCGCAGCCGAGCGGGAGCAAGCTCCCTCGCCACAGTAATCCTGTCATGACAAAGGCGTGCGGCTCCTGCCCCGGGAGTTCGGTGCTTTACTGAGTAAACCCCGAAGCCCTGCGAGTAGCCCCGCCATGAACCGCAACGACCTGCGCCGCGTGGACATGAACCTGCTGGTGATTTTCGAAACCCTGATGTTCGAAAAGAACCTGACCCGGGCCGGGGAAAAGCTGTTCCTCGGCCAACCTGCCGTCAGTGCTTCACTGGCCAAGTTGCGCGATCTGTTCGATGACCCGCTGCTGGTGCGCAACGGTCGTGTGCTGGAACCGACCCAGCGCGCGCTGCAGATTCTCAAGGAATTGCAGCCGGCGATGGACACCATCTCCGGTGCGGTCAGCCGGGCCAAGGATTTCGACCCGGCCACCAGCCGCGACGTGTTCCGCATCGGCCTGTCCGACGACGCCGAGTTCGGCCTGTTTCCGCCGCTGCTCAAGCAAATCCGCGAAGAGGCGCAGAACGTTGTGGTCGTCGTGCGGCGAGTGAATTTCCTGCTGATGTCGTCGATGCTCGCCAGCGGCGAGATTTCCGTCGGGATCAGCTACACCACGGAACTGCCGGCCAACGCCAAACGCAAGAAACTGCGCGATCTGAGCGTGAAGATCCTGCGCGGCGACAACCGTCCCGGCGCCCTGACGCTGGATGACTACTGTGACCGGCCGCATGCGCTGGTGTCGTTTTCCGGGGACCTGACCGGCGCGATCGACAACGATCTGGCGCGTATTGGCCGCTCACGCCGCGTGGTGCTGGCGGTGCCGCAGTTCGCCGGCCTGCGCGCCCTGCTGGCCGGCACTGACATGCTCGCCACGGTGCCGGACTACGCCGCCTGTGCGTTGATCGAAGGCAGCAGCCAGTTGCGGGCAGATGACCCGCCGTTTGACATCAACCTGTCCGAGTTGTCGATGGTGTGGAACGGGGTCAACGATAACGATCCGGCAGAACGTTGGTTGCGCTCGAGAATTGCCCAACACATGTCGGCGCCACTGCCGGGGCATTGACCGCGTTGAAGCCCGGGTCGGTCTCGCGCAGGAAAATCGGCAGGTCTGTCATCGGCGGCATGGCCGGAATGTCGAAGTACATCTGGATCACCCAGCCACGGTGATAGCTGGCGTGATTGACCACGTGCAGCAACATCGCGCCAGCGCTCATGGTCCCGCTTTCGCCCGAGACAAACGTGAACTCGACAGGTTTATCCAGCGACGCCTCGGTTTGCCGGTCGCTCCAGTTGCAGTACCAATGATCGATGTCCTTTTGCGCCATGCGCAGGTCGGCAAGGTCGGGATGCAGCAGATCGTGGGAAGTCTTGAAGCCGTGCCCCCGGCCTTCGAGGTGAGCCTGCCAGATGCAGTCCACCACGTAGATGTGGTTGAGGGTACCGATCATGTTCTTGAACACCGAGACCCGCGCTTTGTTGACCTCGCCCGGCGGCAAATCGGCCAGGCTGTCAAAGAGGCGCTGATTGGCCCAGCGTTTGTAATCGGCCAGCATGCGGGCCGTGCGTACGTTGATCATCGCAGGTCTCCCATTGCAATGGGCGCACTGCAAAGCATAGCCCTCATCTCGCGGGGGCAGCTCAAACGCTGATCATCGGTCGCTCAGAGCCTGCGTTACCCGCCTGGCCAGCGCCAGGCAACTGGTCAGCCCCGGTGATTCGATGCCGAACAGATTGACCAGTCCGGGCACGCCATGGTCGTCGGGGCCGCTGATGATGAAGTCGGAGGCGGGTTCTGTCGGGCCGGTGATTTTCGGACGGATGCCGCTGTAGGCCGGTTGCAGCCTGTCATCGGGCAGGGCCGGCCAGTAACGCCGGATCGCCTCGTAGAAACCCTCGGCACGGCGCGGATC
This DNA window, taken from Pseudomonas fluorescens NCIMB 11764, encodes the following:
- a CDS encoding glutathione S-transferase — translated: MKLIGMLDSPYVRRVAITAKRLGIDLDHQSVSVFRHFEQFQQINPVVKAPTLVLDDGEVLIDSTLIIDYLEALAPTGKSLMPGELDQRLRSLRLIGLALAACEKSVQLYYERNLRPAEIQFEPWVERVEGQLAAAYSALERELEMQPLKTDGSIDQDGITLAVAWSFTHLVVPDQVDDQHFPQISAFTAYAEGLDEFLSTPIE
- a CDS encoding response regulator transcription factor, whose amino-acid sequence is MTRILTIEDDAVTAREIVAELSSHGLDVDWVDNGREGLERAVSGNYDLITLDRMLPELDGLAIVTTLRTMGVSTPILMISALSDVDERVRGLRAGGDDYLTKPFATDEMAARVEVLLRRQNTVTAQATTLRVADLELNLISHEASRDGQLLTLLPTEYKLLEFLMRNTGQILSRMMIFEEVWGYHFDPGTNLIDVHIGRLRKKIDPPGNVPLIRTVRGSGYVIAEPL
- a CDS encoding sensor histidine kinase, coding for MSLPNPSKGWRSSISRLLALYSSLFVLWSGILMGVMYYEVSAYLDNLAKHSLMQRQHLFSRFSGEQLVDALAVSMTFDIRGIDAYGLFDAEHRYLSGALRHIPAGLPLDGRIHMLSDCADSDDPTLPSDSCDAVATQTRDGRWLILVRDNGSLFAVTRIILHALFWGVTLTILPGIVGWHLLRRRPLRRIRGIQASAEAIVAGDLTRRLPLSNRRDELDMLAAIVNAMLERIERLMNEVKGVCDNIAHDLRTPLTRLRAQLYRMQQQAGEGSQEAAQLDSVLSEADTLMARFRGLLRISELEDRQRRSGFVQLDPVPLLQELHDFYLPLAEEDELVFKLQLPESLPALKGDRALLFEAVANLLSNSIKFTPPGGEVILRGVNEGGHTRIEVLDSGPGIPAAEREAVFQRFYRAEGGNQQSGFGLGLSIVAAIVSLHGFTLEVGDSEWGGARLVLDCRQSLIPQT
- a CDS encoding SRPBCC family protein, whose amino-acid sequence is MATASAFIDIPASADQVWHLIGGFNSLPDWLPFIPKSELSEGGRVRSLQTADGAVVIERLEAFDNAGKTYSYSILQAPFPATDYLATIRVEAQGESTRVTWSGRFAPVGVSEEEVTALFGGIYQGGLEALRANYPA
- a CDS encoding SDR family NAD(P)-dependent oxidoreductase — translated: MKIDLTGKLAIVSGSTAGIGLGISKALAESGATVVVIGRETAKVEQALASIRQSVPGAQLRGLTADLGTAEGAEQLFAAEPRADILVNNLGIFNEVDFFDTPDSEWTRFYEVNVISGVRLSRHYVPDMVKQGWGRVIFLSSESGIAIPADMLNYGVTKSANLAVSHGLAKRLAGTGVTVNAILPGPTLTDGLEQMLKDATTESGRSVREEADAFVRKARPTSIIQRVANVEEVANLVAYIASPLSSATTGAALRVDGGVVDSMAI
- a CDS encoding aldo/keto reductase; the encoded protein is MSLKDKLPGALGFGTAPLGNMFRAIPEEEAMATVHAAWDAGVRYFDTAPFYGSGLSEIRLGAALARYNRDDYVLSSKVGRVILDEIEDAAARDLGEKSGVFEHGRPNRIVNDYSADATMHSIEDSLERLQTDRLDIVWVHDIAQDFYGDQWLEYFNQARTGAFKVLTRLREEGVIKGWGLGVNKVEPCELTLDLTEAQPDGFLLAGRYTLLDHDRALQRLMDAALAQNVEIVVGGPYSSGILAGGAHFEYQKASPAIIQKVEQIKRIAAAHGVDIKAAALQFSLANPAVAAVIPGSSRPDRIAEDVAALSAVIPAAFWQAMREAKLVSERAPLPVTGV
- a CDS encoding LysR substrate-binding domain-containing protein — encoded protein: MIDIRQLRYFVAVAEEEHVGRAAERLHISQSPLSRQIAQLEERLGLTLFERSQQRIRLTRDGQTFLAETRALLTHANRLESLGKRLGRGEEGGLCIGYIENAMHAGVLPNALRVLRVDRPNVHVALYNLSSAEQLEGLRQRSLDIALVSEPPVADDPDLLGFQVLDDPMLLALPEHHPLAHQATLGPEDLSDQEWIGVQHRQNCASREDFVSACIRAGFTPDIRMEATEPFTALGLVASGLGIAMIQKGLSRNAPPGVVLREVPWIAFTTPLWAAWHRINLRPLVETFRKVLTEPVS
- a CDS encoding LysR substrate-binding domain-containing protein codes for the protein MNRNDLRRVDMNLLVIFETLMFEKNLTRAGEKLFLGQPAVSASLAKLRDLFDDPLLVRNGRVLEPTQRALQILKELQPAMDTISGAVSRAKDFDPATSRDVFRIGLSDDAEFGLFPPLLKQIREEAQNVVVVVRRVNFLLMSSMLASGEISVGISYTTELPANAKRKKLRDLSVKILRGDNRPGALTLDDYCDRPHALVSFSGDLTGAIDNDLARIGRSRRVVLAVPQFAGLRALLAGTDMLATVPDYAACALIEGSSQLRADDPPFDINLSELSMVWNGVNDNDPAERWLRSRIAQHMSAPLPGH
- a CDS encoding DinB family protein, encoding MINVRTARMLADYKRWANQRLFDSLADLPPGEVNKARVSVFKNMIGTLNHIYVVDCIWQAHLEGRGHGFKTSHDLLHPDLADLRMAQKDIDHWYCNWSDRQTEASLDKPVEFTFVSGESGTMSAGAMLLHVVNHASYHRGWVIQMYFDIPAMPPMTDLPIFLRETDPGFNAVNAPAVAPTCVGQFSSATNVLPDRYR